The following coding sequences are from one Gemmatimonadota bacterium window:
- a CDS encoding BrnA antitoxin family protein translates to MPKPKLKPIPKFATEAAEQKFWATADTTEYFDWTQARRVVFPNLKPTTTPISMRLPETLLTDLKRLANEQDVPYQSLMKVYLAER, encoded by the coding sequence ATGCCGAAGCCTAAGCTCAAGCCGATCCCGAAGTTTGCGACCGAAGCCGCTGAGCAGAAGTTCTGGGCCACGGCGGATACGACGGAGTACTTCGATTGGACGCAGGCGCGTCGTGTCGTCTTCCCCAACCTGAAGCCCACGACCACCCCCATCTCGATGCGCTTGCCCGAGACGCTGCTCACGGACCTGAAGCGGCTCGCGAACGAGCAAGACGTCCCGTACCAGAGCCTCATGAAGGTCTACCTGGCGGAGCGCG
- a CDS encoding BrnT family toxin → MFDRLAQCTGFEWDAGNAPKVVARHQVTPGECEQVFFHEPLLIAPDPRHSKVEERWAAWGQTAEGRTLAIVFTLRGDRIRPLSARDMNRKERQRYAEA, encoded by the coding sequence ATCTTTGACCGATTGGCCCAGTGCACGGGCTTTGAGTGGGACGCCGGCAATGCTCCCAAGGTCGTGGCGCGCCATCAGGTCACACCTGGGGAATGCGAGCAGGTGTTCTTTCACGAGCCCCTGCTCATTGCCCCGGACCCTCGGCATTCGAAGGTCGAAGAGCGGTGGGCCGCGTGGGGCCAGACCGCGGAGGGGCGGACCCTTGCGATTGTCTTCACCCTGCGGGGCGACCGGATCCGCCCTCTGTCCGCGCGCGACATGAACCGGAAGGAGCGTCAGCGATATGCCGAAGCCTAA